Genomic segment of Malus domestica chromosome 15, GDT2T_hap1:
taattttcaattcattctgCTGCATCCTTCCTATTCGAAAGTTTACAAAGGTATGCATAAACAGAGAGAGTCTGAGATTCAGGTTGCTTCGATGCTTCAACTGCTGTTAGGAAAAGGGGTTCTGGTTCTGGTCAATTTGGCCGTGGTCACGATGGTACGGACATGAATAAATTGTTCCACGCTCTTtggttttgttacttttttTACCTCCATATTTGGTATTTGTTCGTGCTAATCGGCTGGATCATCATTGTTATGTGATTGAttgtttgttttgtgtgttGCATAGAGAATTTGTTGGAGAATACCAAGGCTTTCTCCTACGACGAATTAAGATTGGCGACGGATAATTTCCATTCGAGTAATAAGATAGGGAGAGGAGGTTTTGGAACTGTATACAAGGTACTCAGATTATGCAGATGTCTTGTAATTGGTTCTATTGGGAAGTTTGCACCATTTTTGGAGAATTCATGATATCTGTGGTTTGAATTATGTTGTTTTGTTTCCAATTTGTCGCAATGATCAATGAGTTGGCTCAAAATATCAAGCATTTAAGACCTGATAGCTGACACTGGGAATTGGGTTTGCGTTTTAAGAACGCTTCAATTTCTATCCTTATGTTTTTCTATTCAATTCATTCTTTATGCATACCTTTGTTTATGCATCCTTCCTATCTaagactctctctctcactcgttGGTGTCTGTCTCACACCTGACTTTAAACCAGGGTTGGATGAAGTGATGAAGGGAGGCAGACAATGGTGACATACGGTGGGGATGGGCGGTGGGGATATGGAAAATGCAGAaagtgatttaatttttttttattataaatataagtcatgtcggttttagccgacaggaaatgattttatttattattttaattaatttctgtcggttttagccgacagtaaatggttttatttattcatttttaattaatttctgttGATGGTTTAAtgattttctgtcggttttagctGACATAaatatttctgtcggttatatccgacacaatttctgtcggttttaaagtattttctgtcggaaaaTTAATTTCCTGACGCAAGCAATTCTGTCACTTATTATATCCGTCATTGCATCTATTTTCTGTtggattttgcttaaaatccgacaataatatatgttttttgtCAGTTTTCAAAACGCCACTAATAACTGGTTTCCTAGTAGTGTCCACCCTGTTTCATGCTACAAATTGCATCTGCATTCGTGATTGATCACTACACCGGCGTATATCATACCTCCACAGTGGGTGGCTTAATGGATACGATCTAGTTTTTTGTTGTTTCGCTTTTCGTATGTAGTTGTGGCAATGTAATCTCTGTATTAATATATTTTGTCTCCCCTCCTACATTGTTCTACTCGAAAGCCTCATCCAATCCTTCATtattaaagaagaaaaattgtTGTGAACTCTGTGGTAGGAGGAAGAAATGCACATGGAATGACATAAAATGTTAACCAAGACAGGAAAAAGACAACCTGCTCAAAAttgtttagttttgttttcatgtTGTGTACGATTCCATCTGCATTTGTTCCGTATCCTACCCATTACCTTTCCTATGCCCTTATTCATCCCTCCTGTATCATGTAAGCTTCTATTTCtagcaagaaaataaaaacaaaaaacaaaaattctatGTTAGTTTTTAGCTTAATTTTCTTTATAGCTTAATTGACTTTACCCATCACCTTTCCTATATTACTGAGATGGTCCATACTATTTTTGGAACTAtaacaaaataacccacactgtttatgaaacttaatcaaaataactcacactatttctggaactatCGCAAACcaacccacactatttctggaattataaaaaaataacccgcactatttatgaaactgaataaaaataacccacactattttggaactataacaaaataaatcacactatttatgaaattgaatcaaaataacgcacactatttttgaaactataacaaaataacgcacactgtttctgaaactataacaaaataactcacactatttatggAACTATCGCAAactaacccacactatttctggaattataacaaaataacacactatttatgaaactaaatcaAAATAAcccactatttatgaaactaaatcaaaataacccacactatttctagaactatCTCAAACTAAACACACTATTTATGGAATTATAACAAAATAattcacactatttatgaaattgaatcaaaataacctgcactatttctggaactataacaaaataactcacactatttatgaaactgaatcaaaataactcacattatttctggaactataacaaaataatccacactatttatgaaactgaaccaaagtaagccactatttctggaactataGCAAGATAACCTACACTATttaaaactgaaccaaaataacttaCACTATATTTGAAATTAtaacaaaataactcacactatttataaaactgaaccacaataactcacactatttctagaactatagcaaaataacacacactatttatgaaactaaacaaactcacactatttctggaacgatagcaaaataactcacattatttatgaaactgaatcaaaataactcaacacattttttttttaattttatataatataattaattccAAAACGAACTTTAAATTGTGAAAGTTATTGACTAGGTATAAGAGTGATCATAAAAATGACCAACAGCTGCAAAACCTCTGCAACCATATTCACTTGTTGAGGaatttgatgaagaagatgccaaattaGGAAATGGACACTGCACATGTTTCTTTATGCGGGTTTCCGGGAGGGGTAGGCGGGGCCCACTGGTTGTCCAGCTCGAGTTTACACCGCCACCTAGATATGCCGAGTTTATCGCTGGCTTCACTAAAATGGTGTTGGCGCGGCACAACGAGTGGTTGACAGCGCAGCCTTTCTCGTGCGAGTTATCGTTTTCGCTTCAATGAGAGTTTGTCACGTGCACTGGACGGAAATAAGTCTTTTTTGGAGTTTTCCTCCGTCCTTACCTTGAATGACACCTTTGGATAGCATGAAATGTTGGTTGTGACCGTGTTGAAAACAACTGGCACGGGTTCGCCGTCAGATTGATCTTCATGCTATCATGAGGTGATCCAGAGTTAAGGATAAATTCCAGACTCGTATTTCACATAATACATCTCAAGTTTGATTCTTGAACAGGTGAATCGTACAATGGTGATCATGGAGAGGTTAAAATGTCTTTGGGTCTTCTCGGCCCCTGAAAATATGGACTGGTGCGACGAAAGCATCAACCGGTTctctttttctaaaaaaataaatacataacctaAAGATATAGTTAGATGCTGCAGTGTAGTGTTGGCCCTCAAATGTTTCTTATTTAGGGTGATTttgcatttaaaatataaaaaaaaaattacaaaatatgtCGCTACAACTGGCACCCACTTCAATTGACACTCATTTTCTCATACTCTTTATATTTTGGAATATGTCAACATGTGATGTGTCTGTTTTCTTGTTCTGTTTCTTATATTTGGATTCAGACGCTGCATTGCAGCGTCCATTTCctaatttcgtttttttttcatcattcaCTCGCCTACTAGATGCTTGTTTTTATATTTGGATTCAGACACTTCAACGTAGTGTCCTCTTCCtaatgtattttttattttttgattcaGACACTGTGTTACAATGTCCATTTTTTGTTTTCGCTTTTTCATCACTTACACGCCTTTTCATAATTATTCCTTACTTTAAAGGCTCATTTGATACATATAGTTAGATAGGAACGGAGAACTTTCCAATTGTATGTATGTATCAAAACTGAAAGTACATGACTTTTCATTTGAGTAGACTAAAGAGAGAcgctttctttttcctttccatGTTTAGTACGGGGTTTCGTTTTGGAGGAATGTCAATAGTCAAGAGTCAGGTTAAAACTTCAAATGACATTTCTTGGTCGGTTGGGCTCAAATGTCTAAAATCCAAACAGCTGCCTTTCCCATGTTAATGACAAATTGTAGCTCGTGTCAAAGGATTAACCAACGCTTCAACATCCAGCTTGGAATTTGACATGAGCCTACAACTTGCCTATGTCATAAACTGTATAGCCAGCCATTCGGATTTGGACATTGTGGACCAACCTAAACTAATTAACCGACCAACGAAAACTAGAGGACTTTTACTTTTGAACAAATGACGACGAGATCCGTTGTTAAGGTTCCTACCTTATGTGTCGCTCcattaaaatttgagttttattatcaaGAGTTATCGTTGGTGCGTGATCTGTAAAATCATTTATAAATTCATACCGGTGACAGTTGGTAATTAGGTGCCACATGTAAGTTTTTTCAGCTCGAGAATATGGGTATGTCCTGAAAGTGGTGGTGAGAGTAACCAAACTCTCCTAAACTTTATAGTTAACACAAATTCATCAATCAATTCATGTGCCAAACAGCCGGTTTTTGCATATAAATCACTTGAGGCAGTCTGTATGACAAGGTTTTGCTCAAACCCAGTTGTGATCACAACACAATGAACCTCTTTGCCAGACCTAATCGCAGCGAGAGCCGCGCACGCCTTGATGACGAATGGAAACGTGAAGTCATCAGAAGGGCAACCGGAAGGCCGGGAATGCAGGTAGACATACAAGAGGTCATGGTAGAAGCAGTGATTGCTAAGGTACCGGATTACCAGGTTCTGCAGGCCAAGACTTGGCCTTTGGATTTGTtggaatagagagagagagagagagagagagagagagagagagagagagagagagcgctaAATGTGAAGAACCCAGATGAAAAACAGGACCTAACGAATCCTCGCACGTTTTGCAGAGTTTTAATAGACGGAGGAAGTGGGTGGTTTTGGAGTTGATTGAATAATGTTTGTGTCTGACAAGAGAGAGAATTaacggagaagaagaaagagtatTGGATAGGCGGAGGAAGAAACTCATTACTCCATCAAAACTCTGAGATTGGAGCCCAAAGCTAGCCGTTAAGATCTATATTTGGTCATCTGGGGTAACCTACTATGTATATCGAAATAAGGATTCGAACTCGGATGCATACGGCCTAGCTCAACCGGCTCAACCAACATCCGAAGGAAACGAGATATAACATGAGCCCTATAACAAATCTGACAACTGTCGACAGAAAATAATCTCCGAATATTTTATAACCTAAAAAGTTAGAGAATTTttattaacactccaaaaaTGCCATGCAACActgttcttttcctttttacacACAAGTCGTGACAAGATGATATTTTATGAGTGCAAATATGAGGTTCATTATATATTTGAGACTGGAGGTAAGCACAAGCAACAAGTGAGAAAGCGGAAATGAGTTACGATTACGGTGAGTCAAAACTTCGATTCCTTCCATTGTAACCAAAACAATAGTAATACCATCAATCATAATTGGCATTTTTCAcgaacaaaaatttaaaattttacagAGTACCACCACCACTCTCAACACTAGGCACCGTAGTTATGTTTAAGATTTACCATTCTACAAAACATTCTCAAAGCGAAACCAAAAGGCTTTTGTTTAAAGTTATAAATACATTACACAATAATTCTGCATGGATCACGACCTCGACATCACGCACAAGGCTAAAAGCTTACAAGTTCTAATACCCGTATGCTGTTCTCTTCATCATCCTGATAAACTCATCAGCATTAACTTCTCCATCACCTGTATATTTCAGGCCATAACCTCTAGGATCAGCGCAATTATAATCAACAATTACAAAGCAGTGGCACACAGGAGACAAAGGTTGATGGCATCAAAAGGGGGatggtttatatatatttatgtacttACGATCCCGGTCTGCTTCCTCAATCATCTCTTGGATCTCTCTGTCTGTGAAGTTCTCACCCAGATCCTTTGCAATGTTTTTAATGTCTGCAGCAGATATCTTTCCCTGGATTCAAATCCAGAAAGAATGGGGTTAAGTATTGACAGATTGAAACAACACAAGAACTTGAATTTAAGTATTCCAAACTGAAACAAAACTAATATTGAATAAGCAAAACAATACATTGCGATCTAGGTCGATGAGCTGGAATGCTTTCATGAGTTCCTCCTTTGTGTCCCGTTCTCCAATTTTGGCTGTCATCATGTGTGCAAACTCATCAAAGTCGATAGCACCACTGCCATCCTTGTCAACATCTGCAATCATTTGATTAATTTGCtgcaaagaaacaacagagCAACATGTTAGCCATTCAGTCAACGTACCAAATATAGAATAACAAGTAGAAAGAAAATTATTAGGATTCTCAAGAAATTCAAATGATAAATATGTTCACCTCATATCATACTATTAGTTTGTAGTGAGGTTTCAGAGAACATAGCAAAAATGAAACAGCAAAAGCTAAACGTGTAGAAAAATCAACAGATAATCTAGAGGGCCAGAAAATAGAGACGCGCCTAACCATTTAGAGCCAAGCAAACATACGGAAAAACTTAGAGCCTGTTTGGTACTttacttgaatccaactttttaaactcaaaaacaattttcaagttttaggccttaaaaacttgtttggtaggactattttaaaaaattgtacTTAAGACTAACTCAAAAGtatagtctattatctaaaaacacaaaaagtaagtttttagagtttttaaacttaaactcactcatttattttctctccctcctcccttCTCACTCCAAAactatctctcttttcttctttctttctcccccttctcttttttttttttacatttttcgtctctcctccaatccgctctcttcattctctcaattctttctctcactcctcttcctctctatctcctccgatcttctcacttctttctcttttctctaatcatctcttactttctttcctcctctctcctctttctctcttgaCCCCCTTTTTATGGATCATTTTGTCCAGTTcaagttgtaagatttaaaatttttaaatcgcataccaaataagtttttaaaattttaaatcacataccaaacaagtttttgagtcttaaagaaaattgtttttaagaaaaattcttaaaaaatgttttgagaaattataaaaattttcaaataggataccaaacaagtCCCTAATTCCCCATCAGAAAATATTACTCAGTCTCACCACCAGGTTTTAATTTAAAGTTTTAAACCGTACAGGGACAAATTAGAGATAAAAACATACGCAATATAATTTTAGGAAAACCATTTTCAAACTCACAAACACAAGCTTAACAAGTGAATGTATGTAGGCGGCACATTACCTCTTCAGTCATCTCAAAACCGAGAGCCCTGTcacgaaaaaaaataaacaatcagCTGTAAACATTTATAGGACTAAACAAATAATTAATCACAAAGCATGAGTTAAGAACTCATACCTCATGGCAACATTCAACTCCTTGGCATCAATGGTGCCTAAACAACACAAAATGGGCAACATAAAAAACCATGAATTTAATCAAACATTCTTATACAAACAATATAAGCCAACGACATCAAACCCTTCAAAAAATCTTAATCAAAATCCTAACTTTGAAGTACCTGAGCCATCGGTGTCGAATAACTCGAATGCCTCCTTAATCTCTTGCCTCTTTTGTTGAGTTAACCCATGATGTCTCCCTCTGGGTTTCTCCATCCTAGATG
This window contains:
- the LOC103425106 gene encoding probable calcium-binding protein CML20 — its product is MASLYRGASRMEKPRGRHHGLTQQKRQEIKEAFELFDTDGSGTIDAKELNVAMRALGFEMTEEQINQMIADVDKDGSGAIDFDEFAHMMTAKIGERDTKEELMKAFQLIDLDRNGKISAADIKNIAKDLGENFTDREIQEMIEEADRDRDGEVNADEFIRMMKRTAYGY